A window of Hymenobacter siberiensis genomic DNA:
ACATTACCCTCGAAGGCCAGACCGTGCAGTCGAACTACAGCAGCGGCAACGGTGGCCACTGGGACCGCCTCGGCCCTTTCACGGCCAACATCACCGACGGCACCATCAACATCGGCACCGTGAGCAGCAATAACAACAACCTCTCGGGCATCGAAATCTGGAAGCAGAACGCGGGCACTACCGCACCCAGCGCCCCCACCGTTAGCCTGAGCGCCCCGAGCACCGGCACCGTGGGCACGGCCCTGAACCTGACGGCCACCGCTGCGGCCGTCAACGGCACCATCACCAAAGTCGAGTTCTTCAGCGGCGCCACCAAGCTCGGCGAAGACCTGACGGCTCCCTACGCCCTCAGCTTCACGCCCGCTGCGGCCGGCACGCTCAGCCTAACGGCCCGCGCCACCAACAACGCCGGCGCCGCTACCTCCACCGCCGTTTCTTCGGTGACCGTGACGGCCGCTACTACAACCACGCCGCCTACTACCACGCCGCCCACCTTTGTGCGTGCCGTGAACCTGGGGGGCAAGGCCATCACCCTCGATGGCAAGAGCTGGGCGGCCAGCGCCAGCGCTTCTAACTTCAAAGCTACCGGCCTCACCACGTTTGCCAACCAGAACGTGACCCTGACGCCTTCCACCGATGCCACCCGCGCCAGCATGATTCGCGCATCGATGTACGGCGGCGACACGGGCCTGGCCCTGGGCGGCGTATCGAGCGGTACCTACAGCGTGTTTCTATACGTGTGGGAGGACAACAATGCGGAAAACTTCAGCATCTCCCTCGAAGGCAAGACTGTGCTGAGCAACTACAACTCCGGTTCGGCCGGCCACTGGGACCGCCTCGGCCCCTTCACGGCCAACGTGACCGATGGCACCGTGAACATTGGCACCACCGGCGGCATGGCCAACATCTCGGGCATCGAACTCTGGAAACAAGCCACCCCGCTGCCCTAGTCTGCACGCCTGATTATCGCGCAACGCGCACCTGCTCAAAAGCCTGGCCCCTGCGGCCAGGCTTTTTTGGTTTCGGGCCGCCCGCCCTACCCGGAAGTATACCCGGTAGTATAACAGGTTTTTTTTGTCGATAGCATATTTTAAAACATTATTAATATATGAATCTTGATATAATTTACTATCTTGCTATCACCAAGGCTATCCGAGGTATCTGAAGGTCATTTCTCCCCTAATTTTCATCGCTGCTTATGAAATGTGCATTAATTACTGGAATTACGGGCCAGGACGGGGCCTATCTGGCCGAGCTGCTGCTGGCTAAAGGGTACGAAGTGCACGGCATCAAGCGCCGCTCGTCGATGTTCAACACCGACCGCATCGACCACTTGTACCAGGACCTGCACGAGAAGGACGTACGCTTCAAGCTGCACTACGGCGACCTGTCGGACGCCACGAACCTGATTAGAATCGTGCAGGAAGTGCAGCCCGACGAGATTTACAACCTCGGGGCCATGTCACACGTCAAGGTTTCGTTCGACACGCCCGAGTACGCGGCCGATGTGGACGGGCTGGGCACGCTGCGCCTATTGGAGGCCATCCGCATTCTGGGCCTGGGCAAAAAAACCCGGCTCTATCAGGCTAGCACGTCCGAGCTGTACGGGCTGGTGCAGGAGGTGCCGCAGCGCGAGAGCACGCCCTTCTATCCGCGCTCGCCCTACGCTGTGGCCAAGCTTTATGCCTACTGGATTACGGTGAACTACCGCGAGGCCTACGGCCTGTATGCCTGCAACGGCATCCTGTTTAACCACGAAAGCCCGCGCCGGGGCGAAACCTTTGTCACGCGCAAAATTACGCGGGCCGTGGTGCGCATCGCGCTGGGCCTGCAGGACCGCCTCCACCTCGGCAACCTGAACGCCCGGCGCGACTGGGGCCACGCCAAGGACTACGTGGAGGCCATGTGGCGCATGCTGCAGCAGGACGAGCCGCGCGACTACGTGATTGCCACCGGCGTAACCACCCGGGTGCGCGAGTTTGTGCGGCTGGCTTTCGCCGAGCTGGGCGTAGAAATAGACTTTGCGGGCGAGGGCGTGGCCGAAGTGGGCTACGTGGTAGCCTGCCACAACCCCGATTTCCAGCTGCGGGCCGGCCAGGAAGTGGTGGCCGTGGACGCGGCCTACTTCCGCCCCACCGAGGTAGAGCTGCTCATCGGCGACCCCAGCCGGGCACGAGCCGAGCTGGGCTGGGTGCCCAAGTATGACCTGGCCGGCCTGGTGAGCGACATGGTGCAGAGCGACCTGACGCTGTTCCGGCGCGATACCGTGCTGCTGCAAGCCGGTCACGCCGTGCTCAACTACCACGACGAGTAGCCGGCCCCGGCCCCGTACACCCTTCCTCCGTTCCGACTTCGCTTTTTTACTCATGGAAAAGACTTCCAGCATATACATCGCCGGCCACCGGGGCATGGTGGGCTCGGCCCTGCTGCGCGAGCTCACGCGCCGGGGCTACACCAACCTCATCACCCGCACCTCGGCCGAGCTCGACCTGACCAACCAGGCCGCCGTGGCCCGCTTTTTTGCCAAAAACCGGCCCGAGTACGTGCTACTGGCCGCCGCCAAGGTGGGCGGCATCCACGCCAACAACACCCTGCGGGCCGATTTCATCTATGAAAACATCATGATTGAGGCCAACGTGCTACACGAAAGCTACCGCTGCGGCGTGCGCAAGCTGCTGTACCTGGGCTCGTCGTGCATCTACCCGAAGCTGGCCCCGCAGCCCATCCGCGAAGAGTACATCCTCACCGGCCCGCTGGAGCACACCAACGAGCCCTACGCCATTTCCAAAATCGCGGGCGTGAAGATGTGCGAGGCCTACCGCGACCAGTACGGGTGCAACTTCATCACGGTGATGCCCACCAACCTCTACGGCCCCAACGACAACTACGACCTGGAAAGCTCGCACGTGATGGCCGCCCTGCTCCGCAAGTTTGAGGAAGCCGTGCAGCACCACCGGCCCCGCGTGGACGTGTGGGGCACCGGCACCCCCCGCCGCGAGTTCCTGCACGTGGACGACCTGGCCGAGGCCTGCCTCTTCCTGATGGACCACTACGACGAAGCCGCCCCCCTGAACGTGGGCACCGGCGACGACCTGAGCATCCGTGAGCTGGCCGAGCTCATTGCCGACCTCACGGGCTTTGCCGGCGAAATCTACTTCGACTTCTCGCGGCCCGACGGCACCATGCGCAAGGTGCTCGATGTGAGCAGGATAGAGGCAATGGGCTGGCGCCACCGCATTTCGCTGCACGCCGGCCTGCGCCAGGTGCTGGCTTCGGCCGAGTGGCAGGCCGCCAACCAGGCCGTGCCCGTGCAGTAGCCGGTAGACTGGCGATAAAGGCCCGTCATGCCTCGGCGGCGCTCGGCATGACGGGCTAAACCAATACACCTCCTGACCACCATCCGCCTTCATCCTTTTTCCGCTGTGAAAATGACTGATATTCTGAACCGTGGGCAGCAGCGGGCGGGCCGCCTGCTGCGCGAGCTGCTGCCCCGCCGCCAGCACTACCGCCCCGTGGGCGTGCACCCCAGCAGCCGGGGCGTGGCCACCCGGCCCGACAGCGGGGCGCGCTACACCGAGGTGTACCCCACGCAGATATCGCACCTCAATGTGACGCCCGACCTGTATGCCCACACCACCGACTACGGCGGCCTGCATGCCAAGCCCAACCGCCTGGAGCAGACCCCGGCGGCCTTCGTGCTGGCCCTGGCCGAGGGCCGCCTGCTGGCCGACAACGCCCTGAGCGTGGCCGTCATCAGCGCCGACAACCGGCTGGTGGGCGATGCCTCGTTTCAGTACGACCCCCGGCGCTCGGACCTGGCCCGGCCCGAGAAAAACAACGTGTTTGCCCAGCGCTGGTTTTCGGAGCCGCGCCGGGTGCGCGGCACGGTGGCCAGCCTGCTGTCGGGCGGCGGGGCGGCGATGGGCAACTATTACCACTGGCTGATTGACTCGCTGCCGCGCCTGCACCTGCTGAAAAAAGCAGGTTTCTGGGACGAAATCGACTATTTTCTGGTGTACGATGGGCAGCGGCGCTTCGTGGCCGACTCGTTGCGCGCCCTGGGCATCCGGCCCGAGCAGGTGCTCGACCTGCGCACCCACCGCCACCTCGTGGCCGACCGCCTGCTGGTGACTTCGCCCGTGCGCGGCGCGGGCACCCACACCCCGCAATGGGCCTGCTCCTTCCTGCGCGACGAGCTGCGCGCCGCCGCCGCGCCCCAAACTTTCAGCCCCTACGTGTACCTAAGCCGGCGCGACGCCCCCGCCCGCCACGTTCTCAACGAGCCCGATGTGGAAGCCCTGCTGCGCCCCTACGGCTTCGAGACGCACGTGCTGGGCGACTACAGCTTTGGGCAGCAGTTGGCGCTGTTTGCCGGGGCGCGGGCCGTGGTGGCCCCCACCGGCGCGGGTCTGGCCAACCTGGTGTTTGCCCCGGCCGGCACGCCGGTGGTCGAGCTGTTCCCCAAGCACTTCACGGTAGTGGAATACCCCGAGCTGTGCTTCCGCCTGGGCCTGCCCCACCGCTACCTGGTGGCCGATGCCGCCAATGGCCCGCTCACCTCGCGCCGCGCCGGCTGGCGCGAAAATCTCACCGTGGACCTCAACGCCCTCAGCAGCTGCCTGCACCAGGTGCTGTGATGCCGGGCCAGCCCCCGTCGAGCTTAACGCTTCCCACCAGTTAACCTATCTTATTATGCAAGAACTATTTACCCGGGCCCAACGGCACACCGGCCACCTGCTGCGGGGCTTGGTGCCGCACAACGAACACCTGCGCCCCACCGGCGTGCACCCCACTGCCAAAGCCCTGGCCGAGCAGCCCGGCAGCGGCGCGCACTACGTGGAAGTATACCCCGGCTACACTTCGCACCTCACCGTGCCCGACGCGTTTGTGGCCCTGGCTCCGCCCTACTACAAGTGCATTGCCGAACGGGAAGAAGTACCAGCCGCATTCGTGCTGCTGCTGCCCGACGCCCGCATCAACGCCGACCATTTTGGCAGCCTGGCCGTGATAGCGGCCGATAATTACCTGGTGGGCGATGTGTCGCTGCAATTTTCGGCAGGCAGCTTCGCGGTGGCCCCACCGGCGGAAAACCCCATTTTCCGGCAGCGCTACTTCCGGCCGCCGGGCCAGGTTTCGGGCACGGTGTGCAGCCTGCTGTCGGGCGGCGGCACGGCCGTGGGCAATTACTACCACTGGCTGCTCGACTCGCTGCCCCGCCTGCATTTGGTGGAAGAAGCCGGGTTGTGGGACGAAATCGACTACTTCCTGATTTACAACCGCGAGCAGCACTTCGTGATGGAAACCCTGCTGGCGCTGGGCATTCGCAACGAGCAGATTATCGACCTGCAAACCACCACCCACCTGCATGCCCAACGGCTGCTGCTTACCTCGCCGGTGCGCGGCACCGGCCACCACGCCCCGCGCTGGGTGGGCGAGTTTATGAAGGATGCCTTCCGGCCCCTGGCCACCACGGCGGCGCACGCCACCCACTTCAGCCCGCTGGTGTACGTGAGCCGGCGCGATGCCTCCTTTCGGCGGGTGCGCAACGAGGCCGAGGTGGAGGACCTGCTGGCCGAATACGGCTTCGAGAGCTACGCCCTCACCGAGCTGAGCTTTCGCGAGAAGGCGGCCCTGTTTTCCGGGGCGCGGGCGGTGGTGGGACCGGTGGGCGCGGGCCTGGCCAACATTCTGTTTTGTGCCGAGGGCACGCCGCTCATCGAGCTGCTGCCCCGCAACCTGGTAGTGCCCGACTACCTCGACCTCACGGCCCGCCTGGGCATGCCGCACTATCCCATCATCTGCATGCCGGACGCGGGCTCGCGCCACCGCGCCACCGCCGACCGCCAGGACGACCTCACCGTGGACCTGAAAGCCCTGCGCCAAACCGTGGAAGCCGCCCTGCGCCAGCCGGTGAATGCGTAAACCCGGGTCTGGTCTGACCGCCCTAGGCGGTCCGACCGGTTGAAGCACCACCGATGCTCATTCGCCCAGCCCCCGCCGACAGTGCGCTGCCGACAACCGGTCGGACCACCTAGGGCGGTCGGACCGGGGCCAACGCCAGCCCAACCTCAAGCCTTCGCCCAAATTCACCATGCCATCCGTTCTGATTTCCGTCGTCAGCTGGAACAGCGCCGACGTCATCGAAGCCTGCCTGCGCTCGATACTGGCCCAAACGTATGCCGATTTTGAGGTGTGGGTGGTCGATAATGCCTCGGCTGATGATACCTGCGCCCGCGTGGCCGCCCTGGCCGCCACCGATGCCCGCGTGCACCTGCACCCGCTGCCGCGCAATACCGGCTTCTGCGGCGGCCACAACTACGCCCTCGACCGCACCATCTCGGAGGCCGTGCTGCTGGTGAACCCCGACATTGAAATGGCCGTGAGCTACCTGGACCGAGCCATGGCCACGCTGCGTGCCCACCCCGGCGCGGGCACGGTATGCGGCCTGCTGCTGCAAAACTCCGGGGCCGCCCCACGCATCGACAGCACCGGGCTGGATGCCCTGCCCGACGGCCGCTTCCGGCTGCGCCACCACGGCCAGCCGCTGGCCGAAACCGTCCTCACGGCCGGCCCGGTAGACGGGGCCGATGGCGCGCTGCCGCTCTACCACCGCGCTTTTATCGATGATTTGCGGGTGAACGGGCAGTTTTTCGACGAACGGTTTTTTGCCCACAAGGAGGACTGGGACATTGCCTGGCGGGGCCGCCTCTACGGCTGGAGCACCGTGTTTGAGCCCGCCTGCCGGGCCCTGCACCCGCGCGAGTTCCGACCCGCCGACCTGCGCCGCCGCCTGCGCCTGAATGGCACCATCAAGGCCGATGCCGTGAAAAACCAGTGGCTGCTGCTGCTCAAGAACCCGCCGGCCCGGCAGCTGCCAGGCCTGTGGCTGCGGGCATTGCCCCGGCAGCTGGGCATTCTGCTCTACTGCCTGCTGCTGGAGCGGCCCTCGCTGCGCGCCTACCGGTATGTATGGCAGCACCGGGGCGGCATCTGGGCCACGCGGGCGCTCATTCAGGCGCGGGCGGCACAGCCGGGGCCGGCGGCGCGGGTGGCGGTGGCTCCCCGGCGGCCGGCGCACGCCCCGGCCACTGCTGTTTAGCGGCGATATAAACACCTCGTTATTAGAGCAATACTCTGTTTATCAGGTCGATTTTAAACGCCTGCACAGTTGGCAGTAGCCGTGTGGGCTAGTGTAGCCAGGGCAGCACGCAGCCTGCCTGCCACTACCGGACCAATCACCTAAAAAATTTCACACTAACTAAAATAAAAATCAGAAAAATTGATATTTATTACTTAATTATATATATTATATTTGTTATAAACCATCGATTGGCAATACCCCTGGAAACCCGTGCCCGGCTGGGCCGATGAAGTACTCACTTTAACGCTTTCCGCATTATGAAAATCAAGGTCTACTTATCACTGCTAATCAGCTTTTTTGCCTGGGCAACGCCACTGCTGCCGGCTTGGGTAGCGGGTACGGGCACCACGGTGGCAGCGGCCTCCATTATCGGCTTCACGCTGGTGAATGCCGATAACAACCTGGACCTTTTCGCCCTGACGCCGGGCATCGTGATAGACCTGGCCACGCTGCCTACCCGCAACGTCAACATCCGGGCCGATACCGACCTGCCCCTGCCGGGCAGCGTGGTGTTTGCCCTAAGCGGAGCCCAAACACGCAACGCGACGGAAAATATCGTGCCCTACGCGCTGTTCAGCGATTTCCAGGGCAACTACTTCCCGTGGTCGCCGCCCGTGGGCAGCTACTCGCTGCTGGCTACCCCGTTTGATGGGCCCGATGGGACGGGGGCCGGCGGCGCGCCCCTCACGCTCAGCTTCACGGTGGTGAATTCGGTGGGCGGCATCACGGGCTTCACGCTAGTGAATGCTGATACGAATGGCGACATCCAGCCCCTGACGTCCGGCACAATCCTCACGCTGGCCACACTGCCCACCCGCAACCTGAACATTCGGGCCAATACCACACCGGCCACGGTGGGCAGCGTGGTTTTCGACCTCACCGGCCCCCAAACTCACTCGGGCATCGAAAATGTAGCTCCGTACGCGCTGTACAGCGACTTAAATGGCAACTACACCGCCTGGACCCCGGTGGGTGGCACCTACACGCTCACGGCCACGGTTTTTGATGCGCCGCAGGGCGGCGGCACCCAGGGCTCAGGGCTGACTATCAGCTTCGTAGTCGTTGCCCCGCCGTTGCCGGTGCGGCTCACGGCGTTTCTGGCCGAGCCGCTAGGGCCGGGCGCGGTGCAGCTGCACTGGAACACGACCACCGAGGAGCAGAACAAGGAATTTGTGGTGCAGCGCAGCGCCGACGGGCGGGAATTCATCGCCCTGGCCCACCTGCCCGGGCACGGCAACACCACGCTGCCGCAGGCTTATCAATACAACGACAAGCAACTGCCCGCCAACCTCACCAAGCTATACTACCGCCTGCAGCAGGTAGATGTGGATGGCACGCGCACCTACTCGCCGGTGCGGGTGGTGGCCGTGGTGCCCGGCGCGGCCCCGGCCATGCTCCAGGCCTTTGTGCCCACGCCCGCCGACGGCCAGTTGCACTACACCTTCGCCGGCCCGGCCACCGGAACCGAGGAGCTGGTGCTGTATTCCATTATGGGGCAGCGGCTGGGGCGGTATCCGCTGGCGGCTTCGGGCACCGGCACCGTGCCGGTGGCAGGGCTGGCAGCCGGCACCTACGTGCTGCACCTCGTGAACGCGGGCGGCAGCTACGCGGGGCGTTTCGTGCTGCCGTAGCGGGACCCAAGAAACAAGTAAGGCCGTCAATGACGGTTTGCGCTGATTCGCACCGACCTCACTCGCGCGCAAACGTGCGCCGTACGGGGCCGCTGGCCGTTTCCAGCTCCAGGTGGTAGAGGCCGCCGGGCAGGCCGCCCAGCTCTACGGTGGCCGGCCCGGCGGGCATATTGCCCTGGCGCAATAGCTGGCCGAGGTGGTTGTGCATGCGGTAGGCCGTAGCGGCCACCCCCGTGATGAGGAGCCGCTCCCGGGCCGGGTTGGGGTAGAGCAGCACCGGCGCTACGACCCCCGGCCCCATCGCCACCACCGGCGACAACGTGGACGTGCCGCCCACATCTACCTGCCGCAGGCGGT
This region includes:
- a CDS encoding GDP-L-fucose synthase family protein; its protein translation is MEKTSSIYIAGHRGMVGSALLRELTRRGYTNLITRTSAELDLTNQAAVARFFAKNRPEYVLLAAAKVGGIHANNTLRADFIYENIMIEANVLHESYRCGVRKLLYLGSSCIYPKLAPQPIREEYILTGPLEHTNEPYAISKIAGVKMCEAYRDQYGCNFITVMPTNLYGPNDNYDLESSHVMAALLRKFEEAVQHHRPRVDVWGTGTPRREFLHVDDLAEACLFLMDHYDEAAPLNVGTGDDLSIRELAELIADLTGFAGEIYFDFSRPDGTMRKVLDVSRIEAMGWRHRISLHAGLRQVLASAEWQAANQAVPVQ
- a CDS encoding T9SS type A sorting domain-containing protein, translated to MGGTSTLSPVVAMGPGVVAPVLLYPNPARERLLITGVAATAYRMHNHLGQLLRQGNMPAGPATVELGGLPGGLYHLELETASGPVRRTFARE
- a CDS encoding glycosyltransferase family 2 protein, producing the protein MPSVLISVVSWNSADVIEACLRSILAQTYADFEVWVVDNASADDTCARVAALAATDARVHLHPLPRNTGFCGGHNYALDRTISEAVLLVNPDIEMAVSYLDRAMATLRAHPGAGTVCGLLLQNSGAAPRIDSTGLDALPDGRFRLRHHGQPLAETVLTAGPVDGADGALPLYHRAFIDDLRVNGQFFDERFFAHKEDWDIAWRGRLYGWSTVFEPACRALHPREFRPADLRRRLRLNGTIKADAVKNQWLLLLKNPPARQLPGLWLRALPRQLGILLYCLLLERPSLRAYRYVWQHRGGIWATRALIQARAAQPGPAARVAVAPRRPAHAPATAV
- a CDS encoding T9SS type A sorting domain-containing protein, producing MKIKVYLSLLISFFAWATPLLPAWVAGTGTTVAAASIIGFTLVNADNNLDLFALTPGIVIDLATLPTRNVNIRADTDLPLPGSVVFALSGAQTRNATENIVPYALFSDFQGNYFPWSPPVGSYSLLATPFDGPDGTGAGGAPLTLSFTVVNSVGGITGFTLVNADTNGDIQPLTSGTILTLATLPTRNLNIRANTTPATVGSVVFDLTGPQTHSGIENVAPYALYSDLNGNYTAWTPVGGTYTLTATVFDAPQGGGTQGSGLTISFVVVAPPLPVRLTAFLAEPLGPGAVQLHWNTTTEEQNKEFVVQRSADGREFIALAHLPGHGNTTLPQAYQYNDKQLPANLTKLYYRLQQVDVDGTRTYSPVRVVAVVPGAAPAMLQAFVPTPADGQLHYTFAGPATGTEELVLYSIMGQRLGRYPLAASGTGTVPVAGLAAGTYVLHLVNAGGSYAGRFVLP
- the gmd gene encoding GDP-mannose 4,6-dehydratase, with amino-acid sequence MKCALITGITGQDGAYLAELLLAKGYEVHGIKRRSSMFNTDRIDHLYQDLHEKDVRFKLHYGDLSDATNLIRIVQEVQPDEIYNLGAMSHVKVSFDTPEYAADVDGLGTLRLLEAIRILGLGKKTRLYQASTSELYGLVQEVPQRESTPFYPRSPYAVAKLYAYWITVNYREAYGLYACNGILFNHESPRRGETFVTRKITRAVVRIALGLQDRLHLGNLNARRDWGHAKDYVEAMWRMLQQDEPRDYVIATGVTTRVREFVRLAFAELGVEIDFAGEGVAEVGYVVACHNPDFQLRAGQEVVAVDAAYFRPTEVELLIGDPSRARAELGWVPKYDLAGLVSDMVQSDLTLFRRDTVLLQAGHAVLNYHDE
- a CDS encoding glycosyltransferase family 61 protein, which codes for MTDILNRGQQRAGRLLRELLPRRQHYRPVGVHPSSRGVATRPDSGARYTEVYPTQISHLNVTPDLYAHTTDYGGLHAKPNRLEQTPAAFVLALAEGRLLADNALSVAVISADNRLVGDASFQYDPRRSDLARPEKNNVFAQRWFSEPRRVRGTVASLLSGGGAAMGNYYHWLIDSLPRLHLLKKAGFWDEIDYFLVYDGQRRFVADSLRALGIRPEQVLDLRTHRHLVADRLLVTSPVRGAGTHTPQWACSFLRDELRAAAAPQTFSPYVYLSRRDAPARHVLNEPDVEALLRPYGFETHVLGDYSFGQQLALFAGARAVVAPTGAGLANLVFAPAGTPVVELFPKHFTVVEYPELCFRLGLPHRYLVADAANGPLTSRRAGWRENLTVDLNALSSCLHQVL
- a CDS encoding glycosyltransferase family 61 protein: MQELFTRAQRHTGHLLRGLVPHNEHLRPTGVHPTAKALAEQPGSGAHYVEVYPGYTSHLTVPDAFVALAPPYYKCIAEREEVPAAFVLLLPDARINADHFGSLAVIAADNYLVGDVSLQFSAGSFAVAPPAENPIFRQRYFRPPGQVSGTVCSLLSGGGTAVGNYYHWLLDSLPRLHLVEEAGLWDEIDYFLIYNREQHFVMETLLALGIRNEQIIDLQTTTHLHAQRLLLTSPVRGTGHHAPRWVGEFMKDAFRPLATTAAHATHFSPLVYVSRRDASFRRVRNEAEVEDLLAEYGFESYALTELSFREKAALFSGARAVVGPVGAGLANILFCAEGTPLIELLPRNLVVPDYLDLTARLGMPHYPIICMPDAGSRHRATADRQDDLTVDLKALRQTVEAALRQPVNA